The Uruburuella testudinis genome window below encodes:
- a CDS encoding phage tail tape measure protein: MSADLAIGIKVGFGAGAAIGGLTSLRRSMHTLGSEVQKLSARQRLLGGVLENPLRMSKQRVGELKHEYVQLGVTIDKLRNKQAALGKVQLQRDHLKQQRGELLGQVAATASLATTAIVPVKLAVDFESTMADVKKVVDFDTPEQVKQMGDDILKLTRTIPMSADSLGQIAASGGQLGVARQDIIGFTEQIAKMSVAFDMSADQAGDSMAKLANVYKIPIAEIGKLGDAINELSNSSPAKAENIVNVLGRVGGVAKQFGLTEFQAASLGNAFIALGRTPEVAGTAINGMLTKLMTADKQGAKFQKVLKGMGTDAKTLKKSVAENGEQALVDFLKQVEKLPKDQQMGALVDLFGVEYADDVAALVGGLDTYEAAIKRLKDTNADGSLKFLGSMDKEFQARAETTAASWQTLKNHMAELAITVGSTLLPAVNSLLDFIKPMIAGLTDWARANPAATRSILGFVAGLALFKVSLLAGVFSLNIARTALSFFPAMMHKISATWLLSVLKFRSGTGLIFKSVGLVKSALGGLRAALPLIKAFGQGFVRGFVGLGKLAWLAMRGLGMGITRMIPIIGGAFAKLGLFLMANPIFIALGLLAAAAYMLYRNWDGVVGGAKLLWQDLGSFVGGIANTVSNFFSTAWENIKAFFSSGIGNISATIVNWSPLGLFYQAFAAVLSWFGITLPATFTGFGSMIIQGLWNGLKAKFEEVKGWFSGVAGWFGGAFQKANDIHSPSRLFRRFGGFMMEGLQIGLDAGTARPLAAISRVAQSVQRRFTQSSVLPAPDVPPLATPSFTPPALLPAPKLDLWERLGGYAAALRDTLAKRMQDASADFAAARQAEAGQQQAARQQAVIIHFNPTIHAPGGDPAQIQTALQMGLREFETLFHRMMADRERRAY, translated from the coding sequence ATGTCGGCAGATTTGGCAATCGGCATCAAGGTCGGTTTTGGCGCAGGTGCAGCCATTGGCGGGCTGACTTCGTTGCGCCGCAGCATGCATACGCTGGGCAGCGAAGTACAGAAACTCTCTGCCCGGCAGCGGTTGTTGGGCGGTGTGTTGGAGAATCCGCTGAGAATGTCGAAACAGCGGGTTGGCGAGCTGAAACATGAATATGTGCAATTGGGCGTTACCATCGACAAACTGCGTAACAAGCAGGCGGCTTTGGGTAAAGTGCAGCTTCAGCGCGACCATCTGAAACAGCAGCGCGGCGAACTCTTGGGGCAAGTTGCAGCCACGGCATCTCTGGCCACCACGGCGATTGTGCCGGTGAAGTTGGCCGTAGATTTTGAATCTACGATGGCTGATGTTAAAAAAGTGGTGGATTTCGATACGCCGGAACAGGTCAAGCAGATGGGGGACGATATTTTAAAGCTCACCCGCACCATTCCGATGTCTGCCGACAGTTTGGGGCAGATTGCCGCTAGCGGCGGCCAATTGGGGGTGGCACGACAGGACATTATCGGTTTTACCGAGCAGATTGCCAAAATGAGTGTGGCATTCGATATGTCGGCCGATCAGGCCGGCGATTCGATGGCAAAACTGGCCAATGTTTACAAGATTCCGATTGCCGAGATCGGCAAGCTTGGCGATGCCATCAATGAACTGTCTAACAGCAGCCCGGCCAAGGCGGAGAATATTGTCAATGTGCTCGGGCGCGTGGGCGGTGTGGCCAAACAATTCGGCTTAACTGAATTTCAGGCGGCTTCATTGGGCAATGCCTTTATTGCATTGGGCAGAACGCCGGAGGTAGCCGGTACCGCCATTAACGGGATGCTGACCAAGCTGATGACTGCCGATAAGCAAGGGGCAAAATTTCAAAAAGTGCTGAAAGGCATGGGCACAGATGCCAAAACACTGAAAAAATCGGTTGCCGAAAATGGCGAGCAAGCCTTGGTGGATTTCTTGAAGCAGGTGGAAAAACTGCCCAAAGACCAACAGATGGGTGCTTTGGTAGATTTATTTGGTGTGGAATATGCCGATGATGTGGCGGCTCTGGTGGGGGGCCTGGATACCTATGAAGCGGCTATCAAACGTTTGAAAGATACCAATGCCGATGGCTCGCTAAAATTTTTGGGCAGTATGGATAAAGAGTTTCAGGCGCGTGCCGAAACTACAGCGGCCAGTTGGCAAACCCTGAAAAACCATATGGCCGAGCTGGCAATTACAGTCGGCTCTACCTTGTTGCCCGCTGTGAACAGTTTGCTGGATTTCATCAAACCCATGATTGCCGGTCTGACCGACTGGGCACGTGCAAACCCTGCTGCAACCCGCAGCATATTGGGTTTTGTTGCCGGGCTGGCATTATTCAAAGTCAGCTTGCTGGCAGGTGTGTTTTCACTGAATATTGCACGCACGGCTCTTTCTTTTTTTCCGGCTATGATGCACAAAATTTCGGCAACGTGGCTGCTGTCTGTATTGAAGTTCCGCTCCGGCACCGGTTTGATTTTTAAAAGTGTGGGCTTGGTCAAATCTGCCTTAGGCGGTTTGCGTGCCGCATTGCCGTTGATTAAGGCATTCGGCCAAGGCTTTGTACGGGGTTTTGTAGGTTTGGGTAAACTGGCTTGGCTGGCTATGCGCGGTTTGGGTATGGGTATTACCCGCATGATTCCGATTATCGGCGGTGCGTTTGCCAAGCTCGGTCTGTTTCTGATGGCCAATCCGATTTTTATCGCGTTGGGCTTGCTGGCCGCTGCTGCCTATATGCTCTACCGCAACTGGGACGGTGTGGTCGGTGGGGCAAAACTGCTATGGCAGGATTTGGGCAGCTTTGTCGGCGGTATTGCCAATACAGTGAGCAATTTTTTCAGTACCGCATGGGAAAATATCAAAGCATTTTTCAGCAGCGGTATCGGAAATATTTCCGCTACGATTGTTAATTGGTCGCCGCTGGGTTTGTTTTATCAGGCCTTTGCCGCAGTCTTGAGCTGGTTCGGCATCACGCTGCCGGCCACCTTCACCGGCTTCGGCAGTATGATTATTCAAGGTTTGTGGAACGGCTTAAAAGCTAAGTTTGAGGAGGTCAAGGGCTGGTTTTCGGGTGTGGCGGGCTGGTTTGGCGGCGCATTTCAGAAAGCCAACGATATCCACTCGCCAAGCCGTCTGTTCAGGCGCTTCGGCGGCTTTATGATGGAAGGTCTGCAAATCGGGCTTGATGCTGGTACGGCTAGGCCGTTAGCGGCTATTAGCAGGGTGGCTCAATCGGTGCAGCGACGTTTCACGCAATCATCAGTATTGCCCGCGCCTGATGTGCCGCCTTTGGCCACACCCTCATTTACCCCGCCGGCGCTTCTACCTGCACCGAAACTCGACCTGTGGGAACGTTTAGGTGGTTATGCGGCGGCTTTGCGCGATACGCTGGCCAAGCGAATGCAGGATGCGAGCGCGGACTTTGCCGCCGCGAGGCAGGCAGAGGCCGGACAGCAGCAGGCAGCGCGGCAGCAGGCGGTGATCATCCATTTCAATCCGACCATCCATGCACCGGGCGGCGACCCTGCTCAAATTCAGACGGCCTTGCAAATGGGCTTGCGCGAATTTGAAACGCTGTTTCACCGCATGATGGCCGACCGTGAACGGAGGGCTTACTGA
- a CDS encoding phage tail protein, with translation MYAMLGDVRFETLQSFASLEAQHSAKFAKHEVLKGRPRLQALENDLTTLRFGLKLHWMLGNPDTAYKGLLTALEAQQAVSLVYGSGRFVGWFVIESLTERTLIQDSKGRTAARELDVELTEFVGDPNNPLPTPAIMSGKQNPLLSLLPESVQAQAADVMQAVEAGVKVYRAAESGIDEMQSLIQAARDIRNDPAALLNMAGDALNIGSGVLGRLNGLPEVTALLGNLDGAAQFTAQSAQAAQQLSSGVAVLRQGIESGSEGTWLDTAADGLTSALDSLHNGAAAAQTLTAFLATRRDL, from the coding sequence ATGTATGCAATGTTGGGTGATGTGAGATTTGAAACCTTGCAAAGCTTTGCCAGCCTGGAGGCGCAGCATTCGGCCAAGTTTGCCAAGCATGAAGTCTTGAAAGGCCGTCCGCGCTTACAGGCGCTGGAAAACGACCTGACCACGCTGCGCTTTGGCTTAAAACTGCATTGGATGCTGGGCAATCCCGATACGGCTTATAAGGGTTTGCTGACGGCTTTGGAAGCACAGCAGGCGGTGTCACTGGTTTATGGCTCCGGCCGCTTTGTCGGCTGGTTTGTGATTGAAAGCCTGACCGAGCGCACGTTGATTCAAGACAGCAAAGGCCGCACCGCTGCGCGTGAATTGGATGTCGAGCTGACGGAATTTGTCGGCGACCCAAACAACCCGCTGCCCACGCCTGCCATTATGAGCGGCAAACAAAATCCGTTGTTGTCGCTGTTGCCCGAGTCGGTGCAGGCGCAAGCGGCAGATGTGATGCAGGCGGTTGAAGCCGGTGTGAAAGTCTATCGCGCGGCGGAAAGCGGCATAGATGAAATGCAGTCGCTGATTCAGGCAGCTAGAGACATCCGCAACGACCCTGCCGCTTTATTGAATATGGCAGGAGACGCGCTGAATATCGGCAGCGGCGTATTAGGGCGTCTGAACGGCTTGCCTGAAGTTACGGCTTTATTGGGTAATTTAGACGGTGCGGCACAATTTACCGCGCAATCAGCGCAGGCTGCACAGCAGTTGAGCAGCGGTGTTGCGGTGTTGCGGCAAGGTATTGAAAGCGGCTCAGAAGGTACATGGCTGGATACCGCTGCCGACGGCCTAACTTCGGCACTCGACAGCCTGCACAACGGTGCGGCCGCCGCGCAGACCTTGACGGCCTTTTTGGCCACGCGGAGGGATTTATGA
- a CDS encoding phage late control D family protein — translation MDIKGLLSGLAAQGGAGGTHPVTKPDFTLSYENKDITGDIAPYLISFVYTDYLEGQSDELQVELEDTDGRWLRGWYPEQGDALALSLGDRFTGLVALGSFEIAEIEYNHPPSTVSLKALSAGITKASRTLKGRPYENTTLAEIVRQVAGRLKLQPDGQVKDIKIKRVTQYQERDIEFLSRLAKEYGHTFKLVGNKLVFTDNAALKEREAVVVLSPEDMVRIRLRDLIKGVPTQVEMRGYDPKTKKTVSAMRKTKPLRPKSKRGHTGDTLKIVPNKGESQAQLNARADATLAEAQDDQCAGNITLFGNALLVAGQTVRLKNMGKFSGKYLVKQARHEYRRSSGYTTELEIKMIEYIDDEEKTDAANS, via the coding sequence ATGGATATTAAGGGTTTATTGTCCGGCTTGGCCGCTCAAGGCGGTGCAGGTGGCACTCATCCGGTGACTAAGCCGGATTTCACGCTGAGCTATGAAAACAAGGATATCACCGGGGATATTGCCCCTTATTTGATTTCGTTTGTGTACACCGATTATCTTGAGGGGCAATCTGATGAGTTGCAAGTGGAGCTTGAAGACACCGACGGGCGCTGGCTGCGTGGCTGGTATCCCGAGCAAGGCGATGCGCTGGCATTAAGTTTGGGCGACCGATTCACCGGCTTGGTTGCTTTGGGCAGCTTTGAGATTGCCGAGATTGAGTACAACCACCCGCCGTCAACGGTGAGTCTGAAGGCATTGTCGGCGGGTATTACCAAAGCCAGCCGCACTTTAAAAGGCAGACCGTATGAAAATACCACGCTGGCCGAGATTGTGCGCCAAGTGGCAGGCCGTCTGAAATTACAGCCCGACGGCCAAGTGAAAGACATCAAAATCAAGCGTGTGACCCAGTATCAGGAGCGCGATATCGAATTTTTGAGCCGTTTGGCCAAAGAGTATGGCCACACCTTCAAGCTTGTCGGGAATAAGCTGGTATTTACCGATAACGCCGCGCTGAAAGAGCGTGAAGCCGTGGTGGTATTAAGCCCGGAAGACATGGTGCGAATCCGTCTGCGCGACCTGATTAAAGGCGTGCCGACACAAGTGGAAATGCGCGGTTACGACCCGAAAACCAAAAAAACGGTGTCGGCTATGCGTAAAACCAAGCCTTTGCGCCCGAAATCCAAACGCGGCCACACCGGCGACACGTTGAAAATCGTCCCCAACAAAGGAGAGAGTCAAGCCCAGCTTAATGCCCGTGCGGATGCCACATTGGCCGAAGCGCAAGACGACCAATGCGCCGGAAACATCACTTTGTTTGGCAATGCGCTGCTGGTGGCCGGGCAAACCGTGCGCCTGAAAAACATGGGTAAGTTTTCCGGAAAGTATCTGGTAAAACAGGCGCGGCATGAATATCGCCGCAGCAGCGGCTACACCACCGAGCTGGAGATTAAGATGATTGAGTATATCGATGA
- a CDS encoding tail protein X: MSAVIRYTTKDGDRWDLIAHKHYGNALLIDGLIAANPHLPLAEEFTSGLTVFVPVLESKPKNSQAVLPPWMR, translated from the coding sequence ATGAGTGCAGTTATCCGCTACACCACCAAAGACGGTGACCGCTGGGATTTGATTGCCCACAAGCACTACGGCAATGCGCTGCTGATTGACGGCTTGATTGCGGCCAACCCGCATTTGCCGTTGGCCGAGGAGTTTACCAGCGGCTTGACAGTGTTTGTGCCGGTGCTGGAAAGCAAACCGAAAAACAGTCAGGCCGTTTTACCGCCGTGGATGCGCTAG